Proteins encoded within one genomic window of Oncorhynchus mykiss isolate Arlee chromosome 27, USDA_OmykA_1.1, whole genome shotgun sequence:
- the LOC110507649 gene encoding putative nucleotidyltransferase MAB21L1, whose product MIAAQAKLVYHLNKYYQEKCQSRKAAISKTIREVCKVVSDVLKEVEVQEPRFISSLNEMDNRFEGLEVISPTEFEVVLYLNQMGVFNFVDDGSLPGCAVLKLSDGRKRSMSLWVEFITASGYLSARKIRSRFQTLVAQAVDKCSYRDVVKMVSDTSEVKLRIRDRYIVQITPAFKCTGIWPRSAAHWPLPHIPWPGPNRVAEVKAEGFNLLSKECYSLNGKQSSAESDAWVLQFGEAENRLLLGGCRKKCLSVLKTLRDRHLELPGTPLNNYHMKTLVSYECEKHPRESDWDENNLGDRLNGILLQLISCLQCRRCPHYFLPTLDLFQGKPHSALENAAKQTWRLAREILTNPKSLEKL is encoded by the coding sequence ATGATAGCCGCCCAGGCCAAGCTGGTGTACCACCTCAACAAATACTACCAGGAGAAATGTCAATCTCGGAAGGCGGCCATCTCCAAGACCATCCGGGAGGTGTGCAAGGTGGTCTCGGACGTCTTGAAGGAGGTGGAGGTGCAGGAGCCCCGCTTCATCAGCTCTCTCAACGAGATGGACAACCGCTTCGAGGGGCTAGAGGTCATCTCCCCCACGGAGTTCGAGGTGGTGCTCTACCTCAACCAGATGGGGGTGTTTAACTTCGTGGATGATGGGTCTCTGCCGGGCTGCGCCGTGCTCAAGCTAAGCGACGGCCGCAAGAGGAGCATGTCTCTCTGGGTAGAATTCATCACTGCCTCCGGCTACCTCTCTGCGCGCAAGATCCGCTCCAGATTTCAGACCCTAGTGGCGCAGGCAGTGGATAAATGCAGCTATAGAGATGTTGTCAAAATGGTGTCAGACACCAGCGAGGTGAAGTTACGCATCAGAGACAGATACATCGTTCAGATCACCCCGGCTTTCAAATGCACCGGGATCTGGCCCCGCAGCGCAGCGCACTGGCCCCTACCGCACATCCCCTGGCCGGGGCCCAACAGGGTAGCCGAGGTAAAGGCCGAGGGATTCAACCTTCTCTCTAAAGAGTGCTACTCGTTGAACGGAAAACAAAGTTCGGCAGAGAGCGACGCCTGGGTCCTGCAGTTCGGCGAGGCCGAGAACCGTCTACTCCTGGGAGGCTGCAGGAAGAAATGTCTGTCGGTCCTCAAGACGTTACGGGACCGGCACCTTGAGCTGCCTGGGACGCCCCTCAACAACTACCACATGAAGACTCTGGTTTCTTATGAGTGTGAAAAACATCCACGGGAGTCTGACTGGGACGAGAACAACCTCGGGGACCGTTTGAACGGGATTCTATTGCAGCTTATTTCGTGTTTGCAGTGCAGGAGGTGCCCCCATTACTTCCTGCCTACTCTAGACCTGTTCCAGGGGAAACCTCATTCTGCTCTAGAAAATGCAGCCAAACAGACCTGGCGACTGGCGAGAGAGATTCTGACCAACCCCAAAAGCTTGGAGAAACTCTGA